The genome window TCGGATTTGGTGTCGGAAGCAGCTTGAGTCGTCTTCGCGACGGGTAATGCAACCCAGGTTGGAGAGATCAAAGTTTAAGGATGATTCGAAATCAAAAACTGGATTTGAACTGCGACCTGGGGGAAGGCGAACCCATCGCCCGAACGCGCGCCCTGATGCGTTGGATCACCTCCGCCAACGTGGCGTGCGGCGGCCATGCGGGCGATCTCGCATCCATGCAATGCTGTGTTCGCTTGGCCAGGCAATTCCGCGTGCGATTGGGCGCGCATCCTGGCCCGTGGAGTCGGGGCGATTTTGGGAGAACCGCGGTTCAACTCACACCGGACGAACTGGAGTTGCTCTTGCTTCAACAGGTGGGCGCGCTGGAGCAAATTGCGAACCAAGGAGGCGCTCGGTTGCATCATATCAAACTCCATGGCGCGCTCTACCACGCGAGCGAGGCGAAGGAAGCAATCGGCCGCCGCTACGTCCAAAGCGTCGCTCGCTGGTGGCCGCGCGCGGTCATTTACGCCCAAGCGGCCGGGAATGTGGCTCGATTGGCGAAAAGCAATGGCGTGGAAGTCTGGGAAGAGGCTTTCGCGGATCGAGGCTACGAAGACCGCGGCGAACTTGTCCCGAGAACCAAACCGGGCGCGTTGCTGAGGGACGTCTCGGCAGTCGGGCGCCGCGTTCAGATGATCGTCAACGACGGGCAGGTCGAAACGATTTCCGGCGCTCGAATCCCGCTGCGGCCTCAGACGCTTTGCGTGCACTCGGACACACCGGGATCGCCGGCGATCGCCCGAGTCGTCTGGAACGTTTTGAGAAGGGCGTCCGCTGAGTAGGGCAGGCTTCCAGCCTGCCTCAGGAGTTTGGACATTTTTGCCGTCGGTATCTCTGTCACGAGTAGAATCTTTCAGTTTCTCCCGGAGGGAGACCTGAGAGTAGCCCAGCCTTTCAAGGCTGGGAACGAAAGTAAGGGGGCCGAGTCCCGAAGAG of Verrucomicrobiota bacterium contains these proteins:
- a CDS encoding LamB/YcsF family protein — protein: MIRNQKLDLNCDLGEGEPIARTRALMRWITSANVACGGHAGDLASMQCCVRLARQFRVRLGAHPGPWSRGDFGRTAVQLTPDELELLLLQQVGALEQIANQGGARLHHIKLHGALYHASEAKEAIGRRYVQSVARWWPRAVIYAQAAGNVARLAKSNGVEVWEEAFADRGYEDRGELVPRTKPGALLRDVSAVGRRVQMIVNDGQVETISGARIPLRPQTLCVHSDTPGSPAIARVVWNVLRRASAE